The DNA region GTTTGTCTCAGTCGTTTTGGAGACTGTTCCACGCCTACTGAGTCCTAAGGAAAGAATTGAACTGCTCCTTGGTTTGAGAGCTAAGGTGAGCGAAAGCAGAATATTCATGGTTTGTTATGGTCTCTGCTAAACAAACATATGGACACAACCTTTGTTTTTGCTCCTATTTTTCACTCTGTAAcacttctgttttgttttgttttttgctttGATATTATGAACACTTTACTTTTACATTCAGAACATAGTCAGCCATAGTGGATATTCCTGTAGTCAGTATGCCAGTTGTATACTCCCTTCAGAATTGTGTGATAAAACTGCACATTTTAGAGTCGACTTTTATTGTGATGTCCAAGGGATATTTAGGAATATTAATCAGCATCTTTCGATATGTCCCGGGTGTCTGTGAATGTTAACACATTTGAGACGGAAACGGAAAGAAGTAAACCTTTTGTATGCAGAAAAAATATCATTTTTAACTCCAGTCCATGAAAAAATTTATTGTATTGACAtaatttaaatggcattcattTGCATTGTTTTCTTCAGTAAAGTATTGGTTTATGTTTTTGTGACGTCCAAACATATGTTTGTGCAGTTTATTTTAGATTTATGCCGCAAGCTTCCATCAGTGACTCTCAAGGCAATGCAGCcacacttgaacacattttCTAAGATTGCTGAGTCCGTCTCCATTGTTGGGGTAAGGAATCCATGAGGCCACCAGGCAGGCTGGCCTAGACACACAGACTTAAATTGCTACAACAGACCATAAAGGTTTATCATCACTCTTTTAACATGTTGTCTCTGCTGTTGTAATGTTGTATTTCAAAAAGAGTGAACGTACAACCATAGATGCTGCTGTGAGAGGCTTTGTGGAGCTCATCAAAACCCTTCTGCAGAGCTCCACAGACAGGGACCATTTCTTTCAGGTGAGTGAACTGGTGACTGTCGGattcccgcacactgtccattacgcatgccaaacatttattcacaatGTTTCtttcatagaccttcctcagatcaaaattcacctgaggaaggtctatgaccgaaaagttgtgaataaatgtttgccatgtgtaatggacagtgtgcgggattttctCTTTAAAGTATAACTGGTGACCGCTACCTATTCCAATGCACCTGTCCCCataaaagaggtgtgcaaaagcgcttTTAAACTAAGAAATCTTCCAGAATGTCCAGAAATCTTtgacaaaagcatctgcaagGATAACATCATGTTCTGGACTGAGATAAAACCGTTAAGGTGTTCTTAAAACACATCATGGAATTTTATCTATAATTATCAAGCTTGCTTCTTTGTGAACTTATGCATTTTGGATAGCATATAAGCCAATATATTTATGAGTGTGGTTTTGTAAcagctgtaaaatacagcaTAGAACATGGAACTAGAAGCCGCTTTTAGACAGACGCGTATTTCCAcaatgttcacagactttttacggtatgttttttttttttgtgctgtctgaatgcatatgtccgtatatctactaccggaacttttcctgctgctgacCTAGTAAGtttgccgtaatgttgccgccacagctgctgtgAGAACGCAGTCGCGAAAAAATtccgcacttgtcagtgatgatagagggaaGTATTAGGCCTATGTGTAGTTGAAGCACCCTAATGCCGCTGAACAGTTTTGCATCTCTCTAACACAATgctggtaatgcagcaaggctgtAGGCCTGTAGCCTCcaccatactcccggtgtaaaaactacactcttccgctgtcaggcatgcacagctgacagcgcggctgcatttattaggcgtcattATCTGCCCGGCGAACCAAAGCCCAATTGACGGGAATTCTAAAATAGATGAACAACAGGTTGCCGTATACATTCCGCATACATTCCACATATATGCTTcgtgtctgaatgtccgctactGTCAGAAATGTGGCAAGCAATTATCGCAGAATGTGtggaaaacctgtctgaaagcGGCTAGATAGTGAATTGATTGGGTGTTGAATATGTATTTTCTTCTATTTCAGGATATCTACCCATTGCATTATGGTGCCACATATGACACAGCGCTTCAGATACTTGTGTGGAAATTCCTCAGCAGACTGGAACTGTTACTGCCCGTGCCCAACTTCCACATGGTACggaggcagttttttttttaattttttaatttttttttaaagtctccTTTTGAGTCAGTATCAATCTTCCATAGTGACACAATGACTATGTTTCCATGCACACCATAATCTGATTAAGGACCATATTCTGGTTATGGTAATATTCAGATTAAGATTTTGTCCAACAAAATGTGAATGATCCCGTTGACGTGTTCATCAGCATTTTCCAAATAAACCAGGAATTCGCTGTAGAAGTAGGCCAAATATCTGTGCCATCTCAATGGTCTCTGAACTGCATCAATTATTGCAAGATAGGTGAATTTGGCCAGATTAGAACCACTGTTGTGTTGCATTTGATCCTTTTAGGGCTTTCCACCAGTTCCTCATCTGTCAACATGCCTTAATAACCCTGTTATGTTATTCAGGGGTGTTATTCAGATTTTTAGTAAGTGGAATATGCGCATAATCAGGTGATGGCAGATGGAAAAAAGtgtttcaagtagcaggatgcttaacagtcacaacttctggtcgcaggtcagtcgtCATTGTGTTAAGCCCGcctaccgactctatacacgatgtgattggcctgagagaacagagaagtTACCTCGAGGCAGCTTGCGAgccaacggagagttgctagactaccctggcatcaaattagatttgctgccgctaggggcgtctagatttctaggctaggcacACCTAGTTCTAAATGAAATCATAATTATGATGTGCATGGAGTTGTAATCATTGACAGTTGGGcaatgttgtttttgttcataCTGTCATTGACAATGCAATGGTTATCATATTACTGTATTGTGACACATGTCACATGGCACCAAGTTCTCTCTGGTTGAAGTTGCAGGCAGCCACTTGGTTTGATAAAGACCCCTCACTCTTGGAGGATTCTCTACAATTGGTTTATGACACTAAGAAAGTTCAACATTTGTTGCTGCAGTTCAAAGATTGTTCACACTTGACCCCTGGTGAGCATATTATCCATACAATTTCATTCATATGCGTAACATTTCATTCATAACATTGACTGCACGTCTCTTTAGAATAAGGTTGTATGGTACAGTAAATCTATATACTTacctgttttattttcttttaacagAATGCTCGCCTTCACCGGTCTTGGGAAACACTGTTTTCTCAACATTATCTGCCCCTGTCACTGTTAAGACCATTCGCCCCTGTGAACACCGTGAGCAATGTTTGCTAACTGCTCATGACAGCCATGAGTCTAAGGACGGGGCAGATACACTTGAAGACCCGAATGAGGAGGGCAGATTAGGAGATTTGGAGGGGgcagatgaacagagagatgtGGATGAAGAAGATGTACATGAGGATGAAGAAGGTAGACGTGCGGTTGAAGAAGGTAGACCTGAGGATGACGAAGATATACAGGAGGATGACAAAGGTAGATGTGAGGATGAAGATATTCATGACGATGCAAAAGGTAGACCTGAGGATGACGAAGATAGACCTGTGGATGAAGGAGATAGACGTACAGATGAAGAGGGTAGATGTGAGGAGGATCATGATCCACAGAGGAACCTTAATCAAGGCAGGCAGAGAAATGTGGAGGAGACAGTTCTGCATGATCAGAAAGTAAGCGAGAAGGATCAACATAATGGTGAGAACTTGACAGAGTAAATGTTTACttgtgatatacagtaactCAAAGCTAAAAACCATGCCAGAGTGCTATATCCTCCATTTAAATGCATTTTCCAAGTATTTTTCattggaactgtaattgggctattgtttatctttactcaatcaaaacaacacaaatgcaCTGTTATTGATACTACCTGAAATACACAGTTGAATGAAGTGActtattaatgttttcaaaaatggatttatagtgtTTTGGGAAAGAGCTCTTATAtattagcatatttaacatGGTTTTGTTATGTAGGTGACGTACGTGATTGTGAGAGACTTGTAAGCAGCAGGAGTGAGCAAGAGCACCTGGCATCCTCAAGAGAAGAGtctggggagaggagaagagttcCATCAAATGGACCCCTGCATCACAAATGCCCC from Sardina pilchardus chromosome 1, fSarPil1.1, whole genome shotgun sequence includes:
- the LOC134073397 gene encoding zinc finger protein 3 homolog isoform X1 encodes the protein MCQTRVKVPLSSLRLWVPPLRLLSAFLWQVAAKRQVTYYARLEEFVSVVLETVPRLLSPKERIELLLGLRAKFILDLCRKLPSVTLKAMQPHLNTFSKIAESVSIVGSERTTIDAAVRGFVELIKTLLQSSTDRDHFFQDIYPLHYGATYDTALQILVWKFLSRLELLLPVPNFHMLQAATWFDKDPSLLEDSLQLVYDTKKVQHLLLQFKDCSHLTPECSPSPVLGNTVFSTLSAPVTVKTIRPCEHREQCLLTAHDSHESKDGADTLEDPNEEGRLGDLEGADEQRDVDEEDVHEDEEGRRAVEEGRPEDDEDIQEDDKGRCEDEDIHDDAKGRPEDDEDRPVDEGDRRTDEEGRCEEDHDPQRNLNQGRQRNVEETVLHDQKVSEKDQHNGDVRDCERLVSSRSEQEHLASSREESGERRRVPSNGPLHHKCPECGKVFNHKHDLTKHWTIHTGEKPFLCSHCGKTFRVKAVLKQHIRVHTGERPFCCSVCGKRFAQRASWNLHARVHTGERPYLCSFCGKSFTYLGHLNLHKRIHTGECPFKCELCGKEFRDSGKLTNHRRVVHTKEKPYSCSVCAKSFSASSMRRRHMRVHTGEKPHECVICGKRFSQQSNMRIHQRVHR
- the LOC134073397 gene encoding zinc finger and SCAN domain-containing protein 21-like isoform X2, which produces MCQTRVKVPLSSLRLWVPPLRLLSAFLWQVAAKRQVTYYARLEEFVSVVLETVPRLLSPKERIELLLGLRAKFILDLCRKLPSVTLKAMQPHLNTFSKIAESVSIVGSERTTIDAAVRGFVELIKTLLQSSTDRDHFFQDIYPLHYGATYDTALQILVWKFLSRLELLLPVPNFHMLQAATWFDKDPSLLEDSLQLVYDTKKVQHLLLQFKDCSHLTPECSPSPVLGNTVFSTLSAPVTVKTIRPCEHREQCLLTAHDSHESKDGADTLEDPNEEGRLGDLEGADEQRDVDEEDVHEDEEGRRAVEEGRPEDDEDIQEDDKGDVRDCERLVSSRSEQEHLASSREESGERRRVPSNGPLHHKCPECGKVFNHKHDLTKHWTIHTGEKPFLCSHCGKTFRVKAVLKQHIRVHTGERPFCCSVCGKRFAQRASWNLHARVHTGERPYLCSFCGKSFTYLGHLNLHKRIHTGECPFKCELCGKEFRDSGKLTNHRRVVHTKEKPYSCSVCAKSFSASSMRRRHMRVHTGEKPHECVICGKRFSQQSNMRIHQRVHR